One stretch of Rhizoctonia solani chromosome 8, complete sequence DNA includes these proteins:
- a CDS encoding major facilitator superfamily transporter — MESTHYEVAGEKGVQALREKRDSIHSVETGLADSRVGFTPEDSKRLLSKLDRRILPWMAGLFLLSYLDRSNIGNARLDGLEKDLGLRGLQFNNALAIFYPFYVISEVPSNMMLKRTRASFWFAFLMVSWGTIMTLMGLVKNYTGLMIARSFLGIAEGGLFPGIAFYITLWYRRSETGSRMAIYYAAATVAGAFGGLLARGISEMRGVGGLEGWSWIFILEGLLTIIVAAVAYFFIPDDPSTAHFLTSAERDEVIRRLDDDNSHLSRANDMEFFWDAVKDWKTYAYS; from the exons ATGGAGTCTACGCACTACGAAGTTGCTGGCGAGAAAGGCGTTCAAGCCCTTCGCGAGAAGCGCGATTCTATACATAGTGTCGAGACGGGACTAGCCGACTCTAGGGTAGGATTCACTCCCGAGGACTCCAAGAGACTGTTGAGCAAGCTCGACCGACGGATATTACCATGGATGGCCGGTCTCTTTTTG CTCTCATACCTCGATAGGTCCAATATCGGGAACGCACGCCTGGACGGGCTCGAAAAGGACCTCGGCCTTCGTGGGCTCCAATTTAATAATGCTCTAGCTATCTTCTACCCATTTTACGTGATCTCCGAGGTACCTTCGAATATGATGCTGAAGCGGACGAGGGCAAGTTT TTGGTTTGCGTTCCT CATGGTGTCATGGGGAACAATTATGACTCTTATG GGGCTCGTCAAAAACTATACTGGACTTATGATTGCACGATCCTTCCTCGGCATCGCAGAAGGAGGTttattccctggtatcgcaTTTTACATTACT CTGTGGTACCGACGGTCTGAGACCGGGTCGAGAATGGCTATTTATTATGCGGCTG CAACTGTCGCTGGAGCCTTTGGTGGTCTACTGGCCCGTGGAATCAGCGAAATGCGTGGGGTGGGAGGATTAGAAGGGTGGTCCTGGATCTTTATTCTCGAAGGACTCTTGACCATCATAGTTG CTGCGGTGGCGTACTTTTTCATTCCTGACGACCCAAGCACCGCTCATTTCCTTACATCCGCTGAACGGGATGAAGTTATTCGTCGACTAGATGATGACAATAGCCACCTATCTCGGGCCAATGATATGGAGTTCTTCTGGGATGCAGTGAAAGACTGGAAGACATATGCCTACAGTTGA
- a CDS encoding major facilitator superfamily transporter codes for MSDEKVAAPEHKEVLANGTESLESNIGGQFDGPRTARLLRKMDWNIVPFLALLYLLSFLDRTNIGNARLAGLEADLGMDKTSLQYNTALAIFFPFYVAAEIPSNMMLKRTRPSLWFAFIMVAWGLCMTFMGFVHNYTGLLVARAFLGIAEGGLFPGVTFYITMWYRRHECGLRMAIFFSAATAAGAFGGLLARGISEMNGLGGKAGWAWIFILEGILTLIIAAVAFFVINDYPETARFLTEEERLEVVRRLREDRSALADEFGMKYFWDALKDWKIWVHMFITIGVYTPLYSFSLFLPTIIKNMGYTNEKSQLMTVPPYVVACLFTIAGGKLADSQRKRGPFMVFFCILAIAGFTMLIASQKPGVQYAGTFLAACGVYPNVPMGVAWNGNNIGGSTKRGVGLAMHVGFGNLGGMIGAFIYRSRDAPHYYPGHGTLIATLSMSAILSALMSAWLKRENDRRDRVAQETNLPLKADEYTPEMLERERENGDYASFFRYTI; via the exons ATGTCTGACGAGAAAGTAGCTGCACCAGAACACAAGGAGGTCCTTGCCAATGGCACCGAATCCCTCGAGTCCAACATCGGGGGCCAGTTCGATGGGCCCCGTACCGCTCGTCTGCTGCGCAAGATGGACTGGAATATCGTTCCTTTCCTCGCGCTCTTGTACCTC CTGTCTTTCCTCGACCGAACCAACATCGGTAATGCCCGTCTTGCCGGTCTTGAAGCAGACCTAGGCATGGACAAGACGTCGCTTCAGTACAACACTGCGTTGG CCATTTTCTTCCCGTTCTACGTCGCGGCTGAAATCCCATCTAATATGATGTTGAAGCGCACCCGTCCGAGCCTCTGGTTCGCGTTCAT CATGGTCGCCTGGGGTCTCTGCATGACTTTCATGGGCTTTGTACACAATTACACGGGCTTGCTCGTCGCTCGTGCATTCTTGGGTATCGCTGAGGGCGGTCTCTTCCCTGGTGTCACCTTTTACATTACC ATGTGGTATCGTCGCCACGAATGCGGTCTCCGTATGGCTATCTTTTTCAGCGCCGCCACCGCTGCTGGTGCCTTCGGAGGTCTCCTTGCCCGTGGTATTTCCGAGATGAACGGCCTCGGTGGAAAAGCCGGATGGGCCTGGATTTTCATCCTCGAGGGTATTCTTACACTTATCATCGCTGCTGTCGCCTTCTTCGTCATCAACGACTACCCCGAGACTGCTCGTTTCTTGACCGAGGAGGAGCGGCTCGAGGTTGTCAGGCGTCTCCGCGAGGATCGAAGTGCCCTGGCCGATGAGTTCGGTATGAAGTACTTCTGGGAcgcactcaaggactggaaGATTTGGGTTCACA TGTTCATCACCATCGGCGTTTACACACCCCTCTACTCGTTCTCCCTCTTCCTCCCCACCATTATCAAGAACATGGGCTACACCAACGAGAAGTCCCAACTCATGACCGTCCCTCCCTATGTTGTCGCATGCTTGTTCACGATCGCTGGTGGCAAGCTCGCGGATTCGCAGAGAAAGCGCGGCCCTTTCATGGTCTTCTTCTGTATCCTCGCCATTGCCGGGTTCACCATGCTTATCGCCTCTCAAAAGCCGGGTGTTCAGTACGCTGGCACTTTCTTGGCCGCCTGCGGTGTGTACCCCAATGTCCCCATGGGTGTCGCCTGGAACGGAAACAACATCGGCGGTAGCACTAAGCGCGGTGTCGGACTGGCCATGCACGTCGGTTTCGGTAACCTCGGTGGTATGATTGGTGCTTTCAT CTACCGATCTCGTGATGCCCCTCACTATTACCCCGGTCATGGAACTCTCATTGCCACTCTTTCCATGTCCGCCATCCTCTCTGCTCTCATGTCCGCCTGGCTCAAGCGCGAAAACGACCGCCGTGACCGAGTTGCACAGGAAACTAACCTTCCTCTCAAGGCTGACGAGTACACTCCCGAGATGTTGGAGAGGGAGCGAGAGAACGGAGACTACGCGTCGTTCTTCAGATACACAATCTAA
- a CDS encoding ankyrin repeats codes for MADEGASLHERVLSAAKTDNVSLFDEILEEVSNEKPFDINYQDGLGNTALHYAARSASILVLEKILEYEHPLHEGEGGCDVDLQNRIDGYTPLHLAVRIKDADERLAVVESLLDAGADDTIKDKHGQRAIDVVPADDEDVRRLFRKAEAERRVDNSDIANDSDGEPGSGSGSDEE; via the exons ATGGCAGACGAGGGTGCTTCGTTGC ATGAACGTGTTTTGTCTGCGGCCAAGACTGATAACGTTTCCTTATTTGATGAAATACTCGAGGAAGTGTCCAACGAGAAGCCCTTTGACATCAACTATCAGGATGG ATTGGGAAACACAG CGTTACACTACGC CGCTCGGAGCGCCTCAATTTTAGTGCTCGAGAAGATTCTCGAGTATGAACACCCGTTGCACGAGGGCGAAGGTGGATGCGACGTTGATTTGCAAAACCGGATTGATGGATACACGCCACTTCACCTTGCGGTCAGGATCAAGGATGCCGACGAGAGGCTAGCAGTTG TGGAATCATTGCTCGATGCTGGCGCAGATGATACTATCAAGGATAAGCACGGCCAACGTGCAATCGATGTTGTACCGGCCGATGATGAAGATGTCCGCCGTCTTTTCCGGAAAGCGGAAGCCGAAAGGAGAGTGGATAACAGTGATATTGCGAATG ATAGCGATGGGGAACCTGGTTCGGGCTCGGGGTCAGACGAAGAATAA
- a CDS encoding alpha/beta hydrolase family protein, with the protein MHGTDADFCRMVSDRTGAIVLDGGYAKGPENPFPAAPNDVKDIVEYVLANAEGYFDTNRITIGGFSAGGALAITVNSMLPKGTIKGIISIYPSVEVSLKYAIEHPPVMSDGNVNSFPSDFITLARDSYVPPGTDLKDPRLSPVNVPASFLPEHILLITCEEDALRDEALEYGKKLKAEGLKVVMKDLKKIVHYWDKWAKIGDETTTGTAKLEAYQAAVDMLNLVFKSY; encoded by the exons ATGCACGGGACCGATGCAGATTTCTGCAGGATGGTAAGCGACCGTACCGGGGCAATTGTCCTCGATGGTGGTTATGCCAAGG GCCCCGAGAATCCGTTTCCGGCGGCACCCAACGATGTCAAGGACATAGTTGAATATGTATTAGCAAATGCTGAGGGCTACTTCGACACTAACCGAATCACTATCGGTGGATTTTCGGCGGGAGGAGCGTTGGCTATTACCGTGAATAGTATGTTACCCAAAGGCACTATAAAGG GAATTATTTCTATTTATCCTAGCGTTGAGGTGTCCCTCAAGTACGCCATCGAACACCCACCAGTTATGTCGGACGGCAACGTAAATTCGTTCCCCTCCGATTTTATCACTTTGGCTCGAGACAGCTACGTGCCTCCCGGCACAGATCTGAAAGACCCACGGCTCTCGCCCGTCAACGTTCCTGCTTCGTTCCTGCCAGAGCATATCTTACTCATAACATGTGAGGAGGACGCCTTGCGTGACGAAGCTTTAGAGTACGgaaagaaactcaaggctgAGGGTTTAAAGGTTGTGATGAAGGATCTCAAGAAAATAGTGCACTACTGGGATAAGTGGGCCAAAATCGGGGATGAAACTACCACTGGAACTGCTAAGCTTGAGGCGTATCAGGCCGCAGTAGATATGTTAAACTTAGTCTTCAAGTCCTATTGA
- a CDS encoding tRNA-dihydrouridine synthase 1 produces the protein MPVARESLSPPSSPRPSKRVKLNDDPETSLAAVPKIDDSWRIPVDYTNGIILAPMVRSGTLPTRLLSLKYGATLVWSPEIIDKAIIGSRRIVDERTGVITYMKPNSNNPIFTTHPVERTHLIFQMGSSDPDLAAQAAQVVIQDVAGIDLNCGCPKPFSVHAGMGAALLSTPDLLCGILSKLRSTIPPNVPLSAKIRLLADAEATRALVSRIWREGGISALTVHCRTREMRPATPAVTSRMREAVDQIAELEAEDKTGRRVAVIYNGDCPGALAAQEIKDRTGATSVMMARAAEANPSCFDPSRPVRDAELEIMPEYLRLAKYLDNHFSNTKFCVQQFNSPTTPESSQALPKAARKAFHQRISQAKNYDMLESALPGGGGLGSGEDIMNKIKETMRHRVINAQKHRENVNDRFGVEGVEGVEVDDEGLGEDKLEAPVESPLESSTPREVPSRVKVAAA, from the exons ATGCCTGTGGCCCGCGAATCACTCAGCCCACCTTCTTCCCCTCGTCCATCTAAAAGGGTAAAGCTCAATGATGACCCAGAAACTTCTCTGGCCGCCGTACCTAAAATCGACGACTCGTGGAGAATACCTGTTGACTATACTAACGGAATTATCCTGGCCCCTATGGTACGCTCTGGGACGC TTCCGACTCGGTTACTCAGTTTAAAATATGGGGCAACATTAGTTTGGAGTCCGGAGattatagataaagctatcatAGGCTCGCGGCGCATTGTTGATG AACGCACAGGGGTAATTACCTATATGAAGCCAAATTCGAATAATCCGATTTTCACTACCCATCCTGTTGAAAGGACACATCTTATTTTCCAGATGGGTTCGTCAGATCCGGACCTAGCTGCGCAGGCAGCCCAAGTTGTCATCCAAGACGTGGCGGGCATTGACCTCAACTGCGGCTGTCCGAAACCATTCAGCGTTCACGCCGGGATGGGTGCCGCTCTTTTATCAACCCCCGATTTGTTGTGCGGCATATTGTCAAAACTCCGCTCGACAATTCCTCCCAACGTGCCCCTTAGCGCCAAAATCCGTTTGCTCGCCGATGCTGAAGCTACCCGAGCCTTGGTATCGAGAATATGGCGAGAAGGTGGTATCAGCGCACTTACTGTCCACTGTCGCACTCGTGAGATGAGGCCTGCTACACCGGCGGTCACATCCCGGATGCGAGAAGCAGTCGACCAAATTGCAGAGCTCGAGGCCGAGGACAAGACTGGGAGACGGGTTGCAGTTATTTACAACGGAGACTGCCCCGGTGCGCTAGCCGCACAGGAGATCAAGGACAGAACTGGCGCGACGAGTGTTATGATGGCTCGCGCTGCAGAGGCCAACCCCAGTTGCTTTGATCCATCACGACCGGTGCGGGACGCAGAGTTGGAAATTATGCCAGAGTACTTGCGTCTG GCAAAGTATCTCGACAACCATTTCAGCAATACAAAGTTCTGTGTCCAACAATTTAACTCACCAACTACTCCAGAATCTTCACAAGCACTACCAAAGGCTGCTCGAAAAGCTTTTCATCAACGCATTTCTCAGGCCAAAAACTACGATATGTTGGAGTCCGCTCTCCCTGGGGGTGGAGGATTGGGGAGTGGGGAGGACATCATGAACAAGATCAAAGAAACGATGAGGCATCGAGTTATCAATGCTCAAAAGCACAGAGAAAACGTGAATGACAGGTTTGGAGTTGAAGGAGTTGAAGGAGTAGAGGTGGATGATGAAGGCTTAGGCGAAGATAAATTAGAGGCCCCTGTTGAATCCCCACTTGAATCTTCGACTCCCAGAGAGGTTCCCTCACGTGTGAAGGTAGCAGCAGCTTGA
- a CDS encoding DNA-binding protein helix turn-helix, giving the protein MADHACSHLVEAMNNKGWDYNKVATELGLSEEHIKDVFTGKTKPTPVEFNAILKVLGIDEQPPKDSSHTTTAKS; this is encoded by the exons ATGGCCGACCACGCATGTAGC CATCTCGTCGAGGCGATGAACAACAAGG GCTGGGATTACAACAAGGTTGCTACCGAGCTCGGTCTTTCTGAAGAACATATTAAGGATG TCTTCACTGGCAAGACTAAGCCTACTCCAGTCGAGTTTAACGCTATCCTCAAAGTTCTTGGAATCGATGAACAG CCTCCCAAAGATTCGTCGCACACTACCACTGCTAAATCCTAA